Proteins from a genomic interval of Schaalia odontolytica:
- a CDS encoding mechanosensitive ion channel domain-containing protein: protein MTSALGPFVQASSSLTQVVASPQSGAEVAVVTTIDITLLILGPILGAIVGVVVSVVLSALGRKALAKSATASSILRRIHQPAYFTFAAWGAWVGEGIALVNPGLSDWEGTSVTTFLMHILLVVGLAFLTWMAYAAAWVFEDAAKARQSADKGRSRRFETQAQVFRRLTQSIIVGVGIVAIIGTFEAARQAMTTLLASAGLLSVIVGLAAQQTLGNVFAGLQLAFTDAIRVGDVVVAGDKQETGSVEEITLSYVVVRIWDERRLIVPCRYFTTTPFENWTRRAAAQLGTVELKLDWTAPMSLIRAKVENLLDATDLWDGRTWGVQITDSDEYTVTVRVLVSAKHSGALSDLRAYLREQLIAWIVTEEPWARPAQRIEPRKTVTVEYDNSRERIARLASELAGISGVNESAPTTGAPSRGDGRATAESATGGAASAAPGAAENDPQAGVLHDAAHAARMVAARRKAKRARRRAMADRQRALAEGGHSPDETQVLSKSALRKIIEAAARPAQQAAQTRPAPAVGRGERFFSGSADADERAAALEGPGEEAYAEREADSRRARDRREGRGGRAALDPEVTTALAAVGVEPVDADAAAASGEPCEREGNENAALAPANDAVTDQAAPADESDPEAAIGAEETVGDETGSAAEALRAQPSAPESVPATRDASAEPEDGVDESSTRASERDGAPHQAGPADESGEETVDASPQAPTSPDQQETTPIPARETSVKHPVQVPPPERTGRPVMTDTVQALSPALVPPPAPTPAEMAASRDEAEDADQPDVHPGWYAVAEEARLDAETRPTPRITPQRVSIMDFFPSPAPGERVAEALRAEASPAEEPHEEARPVGAASPEEAQAGAREEASSALAEAESASDADAASSEEPDAATPKDERAADSTEVLPALDTTRTMPALDGQQAPEEQPALDDTLIIPASADRQPPGNAASARKTPAKKSGASKGAAKKADPAKGSGAKTPTKKTSAAAKAPAKKSAAKKSTAKKAPAKKGTAKKNTATKKSGQKTSSAKPATNE, encoded by the coding sequence ATGACATCAGCACTTGGCCCCTTTGTGCAAGCCTCCTCCTCGCTCACGCAGGTGGTCGCAAGCCCACAGTCCGGGGCCGAGGTAGCGGTCGTGACCACCATCGACATCACGCTCCTCATCCTCGGCCCGATTCTCGGCGCCATCGTCGGCGTCGTCGTTTCGGTCGTCCTATCCGCCCTGGGGCGTAAGGCACTCGCCAAGTCGGCCACCGCCTCGTCGATCTTGAGACGGATACACCAGCCCGCCTACTTCACCTTCGCCGCCTGGGGAGCCTGGGTGGGCGAGGGGATCGCCCTGGTCAACCCCGGCCTCTCCGACTGGGAGGGCACCTCGGTCACCACCTTTCTTATGCACATCCTCCTCGTCGTCGGTCTGGCCTTCCTGACCTGGATGGCGTACGCGGCCGCCTGGGTGTTCGAGGACGCCGCAAAGGCTCGCCAGTCGGCCGACAAGGGGCGCTCGCGCCGCTTCGAAACGCAGGCGCAGGTCTTTCGCAGGCTGACCCAATCCATCATCGTTGGCGTCGGCATCGTGGCCATCATCGGCACCTTCGAGGCGGCCCGCCAAGCGATGACCACCCTCCTCGCGTCGGCTGGCCTCCTTTCCGTCATCGTTGGCCTCGCGGCACAGCAGACCCTCGGCAACGTCTTCGCCGGCCTCCAGTTGGCCTTCACCGATGCGATCCGTGTCGGCGATGTCGTCGTCGCCGGCGACAAGCAGGAAACCGGCTCCGTCGAGGAGATCACCCTGTCCTACGTCGTGGTGCGCATCTGGGACGAGCGACGCCTCATCGTTCCGTGCCGCTACTTCACCACCACGCCCTTCGAGAACTGGACGCGCCGCGCCGCCGCCCAGCTGGGGACGGTCGAACTCAAGCTTGACTGGACCGCCCCGATGAGCCTGATCCGCGCCAAGGTCGAGAACCTCCTGGACGCCACCGACCTGTGGGACGGGCGCACCTGGGGCGTCCAGATCACTGACTCCGACGAGTACACGGTCACGGTGCGGGTCCTCGTCTCGGCCAAGCACTCGGGCGCCCTGTCGGACTTGCGCGCCTACCTGCGCGAACAGCTCATCGCGTGGATCGTCACCGAAGAGCCGTGGGCGCGCCCCGCGCAACGCATCGAACCCCGCAAGACGGTCACCGTCGAATACGACAACAGTCGCGAACGCATCGCGCGTCTGGCCTCCGAGCTCGCCGGAATCTCCGGCGTGAACGAGTCCGCGCCCACCACTGGTGCCCCCTCGCGAGGAGACGGGCGCGCAACGGCCGAATCCGCCACCGGCGGGGCGGCGTCCGCGGCACCCGGTGCTGCGGAGAACGACCCGCAGGCAGGAGTCCTCCACGATGCCGCCCACGCCGCACGCATGGTTGCCGCTCGCCGCAAAGCGAAGCGAGCCCGCCGGCGCGCCATGGCCGACCGCCAGCGTGCCCTCGCCGAAGGTGGCCACTCGCCGGATGAAACACAGGTCCTCTCCAAGTCCGCGCTGCGCAAGATCATTGAGGCTGCTGCCAGGCCCGCCCAGCAGGCCGCCCAGACCCGGCCCGCGCCTGCCGTCGGCCGGGGTGAGCGCTTCTTCTCGGGGTCAGCGGACGCCGACGAACGCGCCGCCGCCCTGGAAGGCCCCGGCGAGGAGGCATACGCCGAGCGCGAGGCCGATTCACGCCGGGCCCGCGACCGTCGAGAGGGTAGAGGCGGCCGCGCCGCCCTCGATCCCGAGGTGACGACCGCGCTCGCCGCGGTCGGCGTCGAACCCGTCGATGCCGACGCCGCGGCCGCGAGCGGGGAGCCATGCGAACGCGAGGGCAACGAGAACGCCGCTCTGGCTCCCGCGAACGACGCCGTGACCGATCAGGCCGCGCCCGCAGACGAAAGCGATCCCGAGGCGGCGATCGGCGCAGAAGAGACGGTCGGCGACGAGACCGGCTCCGCCGCGGAGGCCCTCCGAGCACAGCCGTCCGCGCCCGAATCCGTCCCCGCGACGCGGGACGCCTCCGCCGAGCCGGAGGATGGCGTCGACGAGTCCTCGACAAGGGCCTCCGAGAGGGACGGCGCGCCCCACCAGGCCGGACCTGCGGACGAGAGCGGCGAGGAGACGGTCGATGCCTCGCCCCAGGCGCCGACCTCGCCGGACCAGCAGGAGACCACGCCGATTCCCGCGCGCGAAACCTCCGTCAAGCACCCCGTCCAGGTGCCCCCGCCCGAGCGCACCGGCCGCCCCGTCATGACGGACACGGTGCAGGCGCTCAGCCCCGCCCTCGTCCCTCCGCCCGCCCCCACGCCCGCCGAGATGGCCGCGTCACGAGACGAGGCCGAGGACGCCGACCAGCCCGACGTTCACCCCGGCTGGTACGCAGTCGCCGAGGAGGCGCGCCTGGACGCCGAAACGCGCCCCACGCCGAGGATCACGCCGCAGCGCGTGTCCATCATGGACTTCTTCCCCTCCCCGGCCCCCGGTGAGCGCGTCGCCGAGGCCCTGCGGGCCGAGGCCTCCCCCGCTGAGGAGCCGCACGAGGAGGCTCGCCCCGTCGGCGCCGCCTCCCCTGAGGAGGCGCAGGCCGGGGCGCGAGAGGAGGCCAGCAGCGCCCTCGCCGAGGCCGAGAGTGCGTCCGACGCCGACGCCGCTTCCTCGGAGGAACCGGATGCGGCTACCCCCAAGGATGAGCGCGCCGCCGACTCCACTGAGGTCCTCCCCGCGCTCGACACCACCCGGACCATGCCCGCCCTCGACGGCCAGCAAGCCCCGGAGGAACAACCCGCCCTCGACGACACGCTCATCATCCCCGCGTCGGCGGATCGGCAACCCCCCGGCAACGCGGCGTCTGCCCGCAAGACCCCGGCCAAGAAGTCGGGCGCCAGCAAGGGAGCCGCCAAGAAAGCGGACCCGGCGAAGGGGAGCGGTGCGAAAACACCGACAAAGAAGACCTCGGCCGCCGCGAAGGCCCCGGCCAAGAAGAGCGCGGCGAAAAAGAGCACCGCGAAGAAGGCCCCGGCAAAGAAGGGCACCGCGAAGAAGAACACCGCCACAAAGAAGAGCGGCCAGAAGACCTCCAGCGCAAAGCCCGCCACCAACGAGTGA
- the cas1e gene encoding type I-E CRISPR-associated endonuclease Cas1e has translation MRPIPGVRPPDPKDLVRVRDRLTFLYVERCTINRDSNAITVADGHGIAHVPAAALSVLLLGPGVRITHSAVSVLSESGSTIVWVGENGVRYYAHGTPPSRSSRLLEAQARAVSDPAMRLSVARNMYLMRFSGEDVSKLSLQQLRGREGARVRRLYRQHSQRTGVPWDRREYDPEHFEDGSVVNQALSAANSAIYGVVHAVIVALGCSPGLGFVHNGTYRSFVYDIADLYKADLTIPIAFDVAASPTDEAVGTSARKAVRDAIREFRLLERCVSDIRGLLSVSGALEAQDEEDLIVDDLRLWDDREGTVAAGVSYEESDSW, from the coding sequence ATGAGACCCATCCCCGGGGTGAGGCCACCAGACCCGAAAGACCTGGTGCGCGTCCGCGACCGCCTGACGTTCCTGTACGTCGAGCGGTGCACGATCAACCGCGACTCGAACGCGATCACCGTGGCCGACGGGCATGGCATCGCCCACGTCCCAGCGGCGGCGCTGTCCGTGCTGCTGCTGGGGCCGGGGGTCCGGATCACGCACTCGGCGGTGTCGGTCCTCTCCGAGAGCGGCTCAACCATCGTGTGGGTCGGCGAGAACGGGGTGCGCTACTACGCGCACGGCACGCCGCCCTCGCGTTCCTCTCGTCTTCTGGAGGCGCAGGCGCGTGCGGTCAGCGACCCCGCGATGAGGCTCTCAGTCGCCCGCAACATGTACCTGATGCGTTTTTCGGGCGAGGACGTGTCCAAGCTGAGCCTGCAGCAGCTGAGGGGACGAGAGGGTGCGCGGGTGCGTCGGCTGTACCGGCAGCATTCACAGCGCACCGGGGTTCCCTGGGACCGGCGTGAGTACGACCCCGAACACTTCGAGGACGGCTCGGTCGTCAACCAGGCGCTGTCGGCGGCCAACTCGGCGATCTACGGGGTCGTTCACGCGGTGATCGTCGCGCTGGGCTGCAGCCCGGGCCTGGGGTTCGTGCACAACGGCACGTATAGGTCTTTCGTGTATGACATCGCAGACCTGTACAAGGCAGACCTGACCATCCCGATCGCCTTCGACGTGGCCGCGTCGCCGACAGACGAGGCCGTGGGTACCTCCGCTCGCAAAGCCGTCCGTGATGCTATCCGAGAGTTCCGGCTCCTGGAACGATGCGTCTCAGACATTAGGGGACTGCTCTCCGTGTCCGGTGCCTTGGAGGCGCAAGACGAGGAGGATCTAATCGTCGACGACCTGCGATTGTGGGACGACCGGGAGGGCACGGTGGCTGCGGGCGTCTCCTACGAGGAGAGTGACTCCTGGTGA
- the cas6e gene encoding type I-E CRISPR-associated protein Cas6/Cse3/CasE, which translates to MFLTRIYLNPHRRGARRLLRSRQILHAAVLNCFPPGAVDASEAPRVLWRLDRPADVRRASREGSPQVGSPSYALFVSSPVPPDPSHIVEEAGYATDGGVVVRELDGFLDRLEAGQRWGFRLCVNPTFREAGQVNGRGQKKVLAHVTQDQQTQWVLDRAGRCGFRVVSSAEYGGDLPVLEDSVGQRVDGANLLINGVERSTAEFSRGGKRVTLALATFEGVLEVTEPEALRRHLVHGIGRGKAYGCGLMTLARP; encoded by the coding sequence ATGTTCCTGACACGCATCTACCTCAACCCGCATCGCAGGGGAGCGAGGCGGCTCCTTCGGAGCCGTCAGATCCTGCACGCGGCCGTCTTAAACTGTTTCCCTCCAGGGGCCGTCGACGCGAGCGAGGCACCCCGGGTGCTCTGGCGCCTGGACCGCCCCGCCGACGTACGGCGGGCGAGCCGTGAAGGCAGTCCTCAAGTGGGAAGTCCGTCGTACGCGCTTTTCGTCTCGAGCCCGGTTCCTCCCGACCCCTCGCACATTGTCGAGGAGGCCGGTTACGCAACCGATGGGGGAGTCGTCGTCCGCGAGCTGGATGGCTTCCTCGACCGGCTTGAGGCCGGTCAACGCTGGGGTTTCCGCCTGTGCGTCAACCCCACATTCAGGGAAGCCGGCCAGGTCAACGGGCGCGGCCAGAAGAAGGTTCTCGCGCACGTTACCCAGGACCAGCAGACGCAGTGGGTCCTGGACCGTGCGGGGCGTTGCGGCTTCCGGGTGGTTTCCTCCGCCGAGTACGGGGGAGACCTGCCCGTCCTGGAGGACTCGGTCGGTCAGCGCGTCGACGGAGCGAACCTGCTGATCAACGGGGTGGAGCGGAGTACCGCCGAGTTTAGCCGCGGTGGGAAGCGCGTGACCCTGGCGCTCGCAACCTTCGAAGGCGTCCTCGAAGTGACGGAGCCCGAGGCGCTGCGCCGCCACCTCGTCCATGGGATCGGCAGAGGAAAAGCCTACGGATGCGGCCTCATGACCCTCGCCCGGCCATGA
- the cas5e gene encoding type I-E CRISPR-associated protein Cas5/CasD, with amino-acid sequence MSAVLVLRLAGPMQSWGATSRFTRRSTEAFPTKSALVGLLAAAQGRRRSDPIEDLAKLRVAVRVDQPGHLLRDFHTAHRGDTPMPLSERFYWADATFGAFIEGPGELIDGLARAITRPAFPLYLGRRSCPPTLPLRLAVRESSAWDAVRETPWLASKYYQKKLSHERCVPIRVVADQGIIPTEVGASSEHTLQDVPVSFDSEHRRYTLRTVEETRVDLENPEYVPATPQGDPGLVHDPMEVL; translated from the coding sequence ATGAGCGCGGTACTCGTCTTGAGACTGGCTGGCCCCATGCAGTCGTGGGGGGCCACCAGTCGGTTCACGCGCAGGTCGACGGAGGCTTTTCCCACGAAAAGTGCGCTGGTCGGTCTGCTCGCAGCGGCGCAGGGCCGGAGGCGCAGCGATCCGATTGAGGACCTGGCCAAGCTTCGCGTCGCGGTGCGGGTCGACCAGCCGGGGCACTTGCTCCGCGACTTCCACACGGCCCACAGGGGGGACACGCCGATGCCGTTGTCCGAGCGCTTCTACTGGGCGGATGCTACATTCGGCGCATTCATCGAGGGACCCGGGGAACTGATCGACGGGCTTGCCCGGGCGATCACGCGCCCCGCGTTCCCCCTCTATCTCGGGCGACGCTCGTGTCCTCCGACATTGCCGCTTCGTCTCGCCGTCCGCGAGAGCAGTGCGTGGGATGCCGTCCGCGAAACACCTTGGTTGGCTTCCAAGTACTACCAGAAGAAGCTGAGCCACGAGCGGTGCGTTCCGATTCGTGTCGTCGCAGATCAAGGAATCATCCCGACCGAGGTGGGTGCCTCCTCCGAACACACTCTTCAGGATGTGCCGGTCAGCTTCGATTCGGAGCACCGCAGGTACACGCTGAGGACCGTCGAGGAGACGAGAGTCGACCTGGAGAACCCCGAGTACGTGCCTGCAACCCCTCAGGGCGACCCCGGCCTCGTCCACGACCCGATGGAGGTGCTCTGA
- the cas7e gene encoding type I-E CRISPR-associated protein Cas7/Cse4/CasC, whose amino-acid sequence MSVFVDIHVLQTLPPSNPNRDDTGAPKSATFGGVSRMRISSQAIKRATRQDFEGKISDGNYGVRTKKIVELVARTIGEKRPDLEPRAVELAEMGLKAIGFKLTEPRGKKTEQELKEAGFLVFLSAKQIEHVADALISVAEQSDPAAAFKELKPRGLVDTNHSIDIALFGRMVAEPNALNVDAACQVAHAIGVGAVEREYDYYTAVDDEKKRSDEADEGAGMIGTIEFASATVYRYATINVDLLRENLGDDAVADRAIELFVDSFVRSMPTGKITTFGNRTLPDAVLVQVRADQPINMSGAFEEPIVSDRSGFAGPAVERFVEFESQLRDLTGLDAVRSLVSWTTPRGADFGALGSQVKLVDLGGATVEAVRGTR is encoded by the coding sequence ATGTCTGTCTTCGTTGATATCCACGTTCTCCAGACCCTCCCCCCCTCGAACCCGAACAGGGACGACACCGGCGCGCCCAAGAGCGCGACCTTTGGAGGCGTGAGTCGCATGCGTATCTCCTCGCAGGCAATTAAGCGCGCGACCCGCCAGGACTTTGAGGGGAAGATTTCGGACGGCAACTACGGGGTGCGCACCAAGAAGATCGTCGAGCTGGTCGCCCGCACGATCGGGGAGAAGCGTCCGGACCTGGAACCTCGGGCAGTTGAACTCGCTGAGATGGGTCTGAAGGCGATCGGTTTCAAGCTCACCGAGCCGCGCGGTAAGAAGACCGAACAGGAGCTGAAGGAAGCTGGGTTCCTCGTCTTCCTGTCGGCCAAGCAGATCGAGCACGTCGCTGACGCGCTGATCTCGGTCGCTGAGCAGTCCGATCCCGCGGCGGCCTTCAAAGAACTCAAGCCTCGCGGCTTGGTTGATACAAACCACTCCATCGACATCGCACTGTTTGGGCGCATGGTCGCAGAACCGAACGCCCTCAACGTCGACGCCGCCTGCCAGGTCGCCCACGCGATCGGCGTTGGGGCGGTCGAGCGCGAGTACGACTACTACACGGCCGTGGACGACGAGAAGAAGCGCAGCGACGAGGCCGATGAGGGAGCGGGAATGATCGGTACGATCGAGTTCGCCTCGGCCACGGTGTACCGCTACGCGACGATCAACGTGGACCTGCTGCGCGAGAATCTCGGGGATGATGCCGTCGCCGACCGCGCGATCGAACTCTTCGTGGACAGCTTCGTGCGCTCCATGCCGACCGGCAAGATCACCACCTTCGGGAACCGCACCCTGCCCGACGCGGTCCTCGTCCAGGTGCGCGCCGACCAGCCGATCAACATGAGCGGGGCCTTTGAGGAACCCATCGTTTCGGACCGAAGCGGCTTTGCTGGCCCGGCGGTTGAGCGTTTCGTCGAGTTCGAGTCCCAGCTTCGTGACCTCACCGGCCTTGACGCCGTCAGATCTCTCGTTTCGTGGACCACGCCTCGTGGAGCGGACTTCGGAGCGCTGGGCAGCCAGGTAAAGCTTGTCGACCTCGGCGGGGCAACCGTGGAAGCGGTGCGGGGAACGCGATGA
- the casB gene encoding type I-E CRISPR-associated protein Cse2/CasB: protein MTSIVADPETPPDQETRGLASDTSVYGRVNGLIVHRLSKDSPAARAQRAQLRGALGREVGTVPEIWDLTLDDRSGYLGDAPTRGENAVHGALTLWALHQGSNSRPMHDSSPHPRSFASAIRVVAEGQRGERRAEETPVYRRFAAAVQAPTFAGLLIHLRSLVSQLEAAEIPCSYAGLAADLFTWQDPSRRASVMRDWGRQFARTSQPIQSETASDK, encoded by the coding sequence ATGACCAGCATTGTTGCTGATCCGGAGACTCCTCCGGATCAAGAAACTCGGGGACTGGCCTCCGACACGTCCGTTTACGGTCGTGTCAATGGCCTGATCGTCCACAGGCTGTCGAAGGATAGTCCAGCGGCTCGTGCGCAACGCGCACAGCTGCGCGGAGCACTCGGTAGGGAAGTCGGGACGGTCCCGGAGATATGGGACCTGACACTTGACGACCGCTCGGGTTATTTGGGCGACGCACCCACGCGGGGGGAAAACGCCGTCCACGGTGCGCTCACCCTATGGGCGCTGCACCAGGGATCAAACTCGAGGCCCATGCACGACAGCTCCCCGCACCCTCGAAGTTTTGCTTCGGCTATCCGCGTCGTCGCGGAGGGACAGCGAGGGGAGCGGCGCGCAGAGGAAACACCGGTCTACCGACGCTTCGCCGCGGCGGTTCAGGCCCCGACGTTCGCGGGGCTGCTGATCCACCTGCGCTCGCTCGTCTCCCAGCTCGAGGCCGCGGAGATTCCCTGCAGTTACGCGGGCCTCGCCGCCGACCTCTTCACCTGGCAGGACCCGAGCCGTCGCGCCTCCGTCATGCGCGACTGGGGCCGCCAATTCGCCCGAACCTCTCAACCGATCCAATCCGAAACAGCGTCTGATAAGTGA
- the casA gene encoding type I-E CRISPR-associated protein Cse1/CasA — MNSPEYNLLDDPWIPVRLLDGAIIEVGLLDLVRRATDIADLACELPTQSIAIQRLILAVAYRVAAPCDEEEWLEQFAEGAPTEEMIDYLEKWRDRFYLFGGRYPFMQVADLRTAKDSVSGLEKLIADVPNGEQFFTTRQGKAIACISAAEAARWLVHAQAYDPSGIRSGAVGDTQVKGGKGYPIGPAWCGHLGIVWIKGRNLGETLLLNLIPEDTGELRGVESTSQWEACSWESSEPESAVRGDYSLLDPAGTPRELSIPRLLTWHSRRIRLVGDRAGVTGVVLAQGDKLAPQQMHRYEPQSLWRYSLPQSKKFKQDVYMPRKFEAGRALWRNLPGTLPTVAEVPGHDKQPKPEFMQCATLSFHSQLKEAMLESSYPTHMRIQAVGVTYGPQEATFEDIYSDELTLSVAAMRAEQERLSTLIDQQVRLTEEVARAIGTLAANLARAAGESGEGAGDGARDRAKARFFSVVDDPFRSWVTQVDGHRDAEEVGRNWKRTLRQCGKDLSQELVASASSSAIIGRDTGRGYLNVGIAENYFKSALERIVPNPDSKQEGTK; from the coding sequence ATGAACAGCCCTGAGTACAACCTGCTCGACGATCCGTGGATACCCGTCCGGCTCCTCGACGGGGCCATCATCGAAGTCGGGCTGCTCGACCTGGTGCGTCGAGCGACTGACATCGCTGACCTGGCGTGCGAGCTACCCACGCAAAGCATTGCGATCCAACGCCTGATCCTCGCGGTCGCGTACCGGGTCGCCGCCCCCTGCGACGAGGAGGAATGGCTTGAGCAGTTTGCGGAGGGAGCCCCCACCGAGGAGATGATCGACTACCTCGAGAAGTGGCGGGACCGCTTCTACCTCTTTGGGGGGCGCTATCCCTTCATGCAGGTAGCCGATCTGCGCACGGCGAAAGACTCAGTATCCGGGTTGGAGAAGCTAATAGCTGACGTTCCCAACGGGGAACAGTTCTTCACCACCCGGCAGGGGAAAGCCATAGCGTGCATCTCTGCGGCGGAAGCGGCTCGCTGGCTCGTGCACGCCCAGGCGTACGACCCCTCAGGTATCCGGTCCGGCGCAGTCGGCGACACGCAGGTCAAAGGTGGGAAAGGATATCCGATCGGCCCCGCGTGGTGCGGCCACTTGGGCATCGTCTGGATCAAGGGAAGGAACCTTGGCGAAACCCTGCTTCTCAACCTCATTCCCGAGGATACGGGCGAGCTGCGGGGAGTTGAGAGTACCTCCCAGTGGGAGGCATGCAGCTGGGAGTCAAGCGAACCCGAAAGCGCGGTGCGGGGGGATTACTCGCTCCTCGACCCGGCGGGAACCCCCAGGGAGCTGAGCATTCCCCGCCTCTTGACGTGGCATTCTCGCAGAATCAGGCTGGTCGGCGACCGCGCCGGGGTGACGGGAGTCGTCCTTGCCCAGGGAGACAAGCTGGCTCCCCAGCAAATGCATCGTTACGAGCCGCAGAGCTTGTGGCGCTACTCGCTTCCCCAGTCCAAGAAGTTCAAGCAGGACGTCTACATGCCTCGTAAGTTCGAGGCGGGACGAGCCCTGTGGCGCAACCTGCCCGGCACTCTGCCCACCGTCGCCGAGGTGCCGGGGCACGACAAACAGCCGAAGCCGGAATTCATGCAGTGCGCGACCCTGAGTTTTCATTCTCAACTCAAGGAAGCAATGCTGGAGTCGAGCTACCCGACACACATGAGGATTCAGGCCGTCGGCGTCACATACGGTCCTCAGGAAGCGACCTTTGAGGACATCTACTCCGACGAACTCACGCTGTCTGTCGCGGCCATGCGCGCCGAACAAGAAAGACTGTCGACCTTGATTGACCAACAGGTGCGGCTCACCGAGGAAGTCGCAAGAGCCATCGGGACGCTCGCGGCGAATCTCGCCCGCGCCGCGGGGGAGAGCGGCGAAGGCGCGGGTGACGGTGCGAGAGATCGAGCGAAAGCCCGGTTCTTCTCCGTTGTCGACGACCCTTTCAGAAGCTGGGTCACGCAGGTAGACGGCCACCGAGACGCGGAAGAAGTTGGACGGAACTGGAAGCGGACTCTACGTCAGTGCGGCAAAGACCTGTCTCAGGAACTCGTCGCTTCCGCGTCCTCATCGGCGATTATCGGACGGGATACCGGTAGGGGATACCTCAACGTCGGCATCGCCGAAAACTACTTCAAGTCGGCACTGGAAAGGATCGTGCCGAACCCGGATAGCAAACAGGAAGGAACGAAATGA